The following proteins come from a genomic window of Anaerobutyricum hallii:
- a CDS encoding replication-associated recombination protein A: MDLFEYMSMQRKKEESPLAVRMRPKNLDEVVGQQHIIGKDKLLYRAIKADKISSLIFYGPPGTGKTTLAKVIANTTSADFVQMNATTSGKKDMEQAVSQAKDAFGMYGKKTILFIDEIHRFNKAQQDYLLPFVEDGTVILIGATTENPYFEVNSALLSRSQIFHLEPLSQKDICKLVKTAVEDNERGMGAYGAEITEEAAQFIAQMAGGDARRALNAVELGILTTEPDENGRTLIDLTAAEECIQRKAVNYDRDGDNHYDTISAFIKSMRGTDPDAAVFYLARMLDAGEDPKFIARRIMICASEDVGNADPQALVVAVAASQGVERIGMPEARILLSQAAAYVASAPKSNACIMAVDKALSMVRSQNTGQVPPYLRDAHYGGAKKLGHGIGYKYAHDYPENYVKQQYLPDEVKEERFYIPTENGYENHIKEYLKHLREDR, translated from the coding sequence ATGGACTTATTTGAATATATGAGTATGCAGAGGAAAAAGGAAGAATCGCCTCTTGCGGTGAGAATGCGTCCTAAAAATCTTGATGAAGTTGTAGGACAGCAGCATATTATAGGAAAAGATAAACTTTTATATCGTGCGATCAAGGCGGATAAGATTAGCTCGCTGATTTTTTATGGTCCTCCTGGAACAGGAAAGACAACATTAGCAAAAGTAATCGCGAATACGACGAGTGCAGATTTTGTGCAGATGAATGCAACTACTTCGGGTAAGAAGGATATGGAACAGGCAGTATCTCAGGCTAAAGATGCATTTGGTATGTATGGTAAGAAAACGATATTGTTTATTGACGAGATTCATCGTTTTAATAAGGCACAGCAGGATTATCTGTTGCCGTTTGTGGAAGATGGTACGGTCATTTTGATTGGAGCAACAACAGAGAATCCGTATTTTGAAGTGAATAGCGCCCTGCTTTCCCGTTCCCAGATTTTTCATCTGGAACCATTGTCACAGAAAGATATTTGTAAATTAGTGAAAACTGCAGTGGAAGATAATGAAAGAGGGATGGGAGCATATGGTGCGGAAATCACAGAGGAAGCAGCACAGTTTATTGCGCAGATGGCAGGGGGAGATGCAAGAAGAGCGCTTAATGCAGTAGAGCTTGGTATATTGACTACAGAGCCGGATGAGAATGGAAGGACATTAATTGACTTGACAGCAGCGGAAGAATGTATTCAAAGAAAAGCAGTGAACTATGACAGGGATGGCGATAATCATTACGATACAATTTCTGCATTTATAAAAAGTATGAGAGGAACAGATCCGGATGCAGCTGTGTTTTATCTGGCACGCATGCTTGATGCAGGCGAAGATCCAAAGTTTATTGCCCGGAGAATCATGATATGCGCCTCAGAAGATGTGGGCAATGCAGATCCGCAGGCGTTAGTAGTTGCAGTAGCAGCTTCTCAGGGAGTCGAGAGGATTGGTATGCCGGAAGCTAGAATTTTGTTGTCGCAGGCGGCAGCCTATGTGGCAAGTGCACCAAAAAGTAATGCGTGTATCATGGCGGTAGATAAGGCGTTATCTATGGTACGGAGCCAGAATACAGGGCAGGTTCCTCCGTATTTAAGAGATGCTCATTACGGAGGAGCAAAAAAATTAGGACATGGAATTGGTTATAAATATGCGCATGATTATCCGGAAAACTATGTAAAACAACAGTATCTTCCAGATGAGGTAAAAGAGGAACGATTTTATATTCCTACAGAAAATGGTTATGAGAATCATATAAAAGAGTACTTAAAACATTTAAGAGAGGATCGTTAA
- the rbr gene encoding rubrerythrin — MPELKGTKTEQNLMTAFAGESQARNKYSYFASKAKKEGYVQIANIFEETANNEKEHAKMWFKLLEGGAIRSTIENLQAAAEGENYEWTDMYATFAKEAREEGFDDIAEKFEGVGAIEKEHEARYLKLLDNVQKEIVFSRDGDTIWQCANCGHICVGKKAPDVCPVCDHPQSYFQIKAENF; from the coding sequence ATGCCAGAATTAAAAGGAACAAAAACAGAACAGAATTTAATGACAGCTTTTGCAGGAGAATCTCAGGCAAGAAACAAGTATTCTTATTTTGCAAGTAAGGCAAAAAAAGAAGGATATGTTCAGATTGCAAATATTTTTGAAGAAACAGCTAATAATGAGAAAGAACATGCAAAGATGTGGTTTAAACTCCTTGAAGGAGGAGCAATCCGCTCTACGATCGAGAATCTTCAGGCAGCAGCAGAAGGTGAGAACTATGAGTGGACAGATATGTATGCAACTTTTGCAAAAGAAGCAAGAGAAGAAGGTTTTGATGATATTGCGGAGAAGTTCGAAGGCGTTGGCGCCATTGAAAAGGAACATGAAGCAAGATATTTAAAACTTCTTGATAATGTACAGAAAGAAATCGTTTTCTCCAGAGATGGCGATACGATTTGGCAGTGTGCAAACTGTGGACATATCTGTGTTGGAAAGAAAGCACCAGATGTATGTCCGGTATGTGATCATCCACAGTCTTATTTCCAGATTAAAGCAGAGAATTTCTAG
- the ylxM gene encoding YlxM family DNA-binding protein, with protein sequence MDRIVEKSLLFDFYGELLTQHQKDVYGEYIQNDLSPTEIASIRGISRQGAHDLIKRCEKILTDYENRLHLVEHFQKVKKTVASIHTCAEEIAECDDKSVVREKIAQIAELSSKILEEY encoded by the coding sequence TTGGATAGAATAGTAGAGAAGTCATTACTTTTTGATTTTTATGGTGAATTGCTGACACAGCACCAGAAAGATGTTTATGGTGAATACATTCAGAATGATTTATCTCCTACAGAGATTGCATCAATTCGAGGAATCAGCCGGCAGGGTGCGCATGATTTGATTAAGAGATGTGAGAAGATTCTTACAGATTACGAGAATCGTCTTCATCTGGTAGAGCATTTTCAAAAAGTAAAGAAGACAGTAGCTTCCATTCATACATGTGCAGAAGAGATTGCGGAGTGTGATGATAAGTCCGTTGTCAGAGAAAAGATTGCACAGATTGCAGAACTGTCCAGTAAGATACTGGAAGAGTATTAA
- the ffh gene encoding signal recognition particle protein, translating to MAFESLTDKLQNVFKNLRSKGRLTEADVKEAMKEVKRALLEADVNFRVVKSFVKTVTDRAIGQDVLTGLNPGQMVIKIVKEEMESLMGSEMTELVIKPGNEITVFLMAGLQGAGKTTTCAKIAGQLKKKGKKPLLVACDVYRPAAIKQLEVNGAKQGVPVFTMGDKQNPVDIAKASIEHARENDNNIVILDTAGRLHVDESMMEELQNIKANVDVTQTVLVVDAMTGQDAVNVAKTFEEKVGIDGVILTKLDGDTRGGAALSIRAVTGKPILYVGMGEKLEDLQQFYPDRMTSRILGMGDVFTLIEKAENAVDEEEARKLEQKLRKAEFGFDDFLSQMQQIKKMGGLTDILSMIPGVGSQLKNVDIDDGAMDSIEAIIYSMTPEERANPSILNPSRKKRIAAGAGVKLQDVNKLCKQFEQSRKMMKQMNGMMGKGGRRKGGFNLGGMKLPF from the coding sequence ATGGCATTTGAGAGCCTTACGGATAAATTACAGAATGTTTTTAAGAATTTAAGAAGCAAGGGCCGTCTGACAGAAGCTGACGTAAAGGAAGCGATGAAGGAAGTAAAGAGAGCCCTGTTGGAAGCGGATGTTAACTTCCGTGTAGTAAAATCCTTTGTCAAGACAGTAACTGACAGAGCGATAGGACAGGATGTTCTGACTGGACTTAATCCAGGTCAGATGGTAATAAAGATTGTAAAAGAAGAGATGGAATCTTTAATGGGTTCCGAGATGACAGAACTGGTAATTAAGCCGGGGAATGAGATAACCGTTTTTCTTATGGCAGGTCTTCAAGGTGCAGGTAAGACAACAACCTGTGCAAAGATTGCCGGACAGCTCAAGAAGAAAGGGAAAAAGCCTTTATTAGTTGCCTGTGACGTATATCGTCCGGCAGCGATCAAGCAGTTGGAAGTGAATGGTGCAAAGCAGGGAGTACCTGTGTTTACTATGGGAGATAAGCAGAATCCTGTAGATATTGCCAAGGCTTCTATTGAGCATGCCAGAGAGAATGACAATAATATTGTTATTTTGGATACTGCGGGTCGTCTTCATGTAGATGAGTCTATGATGGAGGAGCTGCAGAATATAAAAGCGAACGTTGATGTGACACAGACTGTATTAGTTGTAGATGCTATGACAGGTCAGGATGCAGTGAATGTAGCGAAGACTTTTGAAGAGAAGGTTGGCATCGACGGCGTTATCTTAACTAAGCTTGACGGTGATACCAGAGGTGGTGCGGCACTTTCTATCCGCGCGGTAACAGGTAAGCCGATATTATATGTAGGTATGGGTGAGAAACTCGAAGATTTACAGCAGTTTTATCCAGACCGAATGACAAGCCGTATTCTTGGAATGGGAGATGTATTTACTCTTATTGAGAAAGCGGAGAATGCAGTGGATGAAGAAGAAGCAAGAAAGTTAGAGCAGAAGCTTCGAAAAGCAGAGTTTGGCTTTGATGATTTTCTTTCTCAGATGCAGCAGATTAAGAAGATGGGTGGTCTTACAGATATCCTTTCTATGATTCCAGGTGTAGGAAGCCAGCTTAAGAATGTAGACATAGATGATGGAGCGATGGACAGCATTGAAGCAATCATTTATTCTATGACACCGGAAGAGAGAGCAAACCCAAGTATTTTGAACCCTTCCAGGAAGAAGAGAATTGCAGCAGGAGCTGGTGTAAAGCTTCAGGATGTGAATAAGCTTTGCAAACAGTTTGAGCAGTCACGTAAGATGATGAAGCAGATGAATGGAATGATGGGAAAGGGTGGCCGCAGAAAAGGCGGATTTAACCTTGGTGGAATGAAGCTTCCATTTTAA
- the rpsP gene encoding 30S ribosomal protein S16, with protein sequence MAVKMRLKRMGKKRNPIYRIVVADARSPRDGRNIDEIGLYDPNQEPCVVNIDEEAAKDWLSKGAQPTDTVARLLKNAGIEK encoded by the coding sequence ATGGCAGTAAAAATGAGATTAAAAAGAATGGGTAAAAAGAGAAATCCTATCTATAGAATTGTAGTTGCAGATGCAAGATCTCCAAGAGATGGAAGAAACATCGACGAAATCGGTTTATACGATCCTAACCAGGAACCATGCGTAGTTAATATCGATGAAGAAGCAGCTAAAGACTGGCTTTCTAAAGGAGCTCAGCCAACAGACACAGTTGCAAGATTATTAAAGAATGCCGGTATTGAGAAATAA
- a CDS encoding KH domain-containing protein codes for MKELVRVIAVSLVDHPDEVAVTEKETENSIILELHVAPDDMGKVIGKQGRIAKAIRTVVKAAASRDDKKVIVDIAQ; via the coding sequence ATGAAAGAATTAGTAAGAGTTATAGCAGTTTCTCTCGTTGATCATCCGGACGAAGTTGCTGTCACAGAGAAGGAGACAGAGAACTCCATTATCTTAGAATTACATGTTGCTCCAGATGATATGGGCAAAGTAATTGGCAAACAGGGACGTATTGCAAAGGCAATCCGTACGGTTGTAAAGGCAGCGGCATCCCGCGATGATAAAAAAGTGATAGTTGATATCGCACAGTAA
- the rimM gene encoding ribosome maturation factor RimM (Essential for efficient processing of 16S rRNA), whose translation MEDLFQIGIITGTHGLKGEVKVFPTTDDKERFLDLDTVIIDTGKELVEKKVQYCKFFKQFVFVKFEGLDDINDVEKYKRCPLKVTRENAVPLEEDEYYVADLLGLTLVDESGVTIGELVDVIETGANDVYEVKTSDGGHVLLPAIKDCILDVDMDEKIILVHMLKGLVD comes from the coding sequence ATGGAAGATTTATTTCAGATTGGTATTATTACGGGAACACATGGACTGAAAGGTGAAGTCAAAGTTTTTCCAACAACAGATGATAAAGAAAGATTCCTCGACTTAGATACGGTCATTATTGACACAGGTAAGGAACTGGTTGAGAAGAAGGTGCAGTATTGTAAGTTTTTCAAACAGTTTGTTTTTGTAAAGTTTGAAGGACTGGATGATATTAATGACGTAGAAAAGTATAAGAGATGTCCTCTTAAAGTTACGAGAGAGAATGCTGTTCCATTAGAAGAGGATGAATACTATGTTGCAGATTTGCTGGGCCTTACGCTTGTTGACGAAAGTGGTGTAACGATCGGTGAGCTTGTTGATGTTATAGAGACTGGTGCGAATGACGTGTACGAAGTAAAAACATCCGATGGAGGTCATGTACTTCTTCCGGCAATCAAAGATTGTATTCTTGATGTGGATATGGATGAGAAAATTATTTTGGTTCATATGCTGAAAGGGCTGGTGGACTAA
- the trmD gene encoding tRNA (guanosine(37)-N1)-methyltransferase TrmD, translating to MNFHVLTLFPDMIEAGLHTSVTGRALQNGYIHLNAVNIRDYSKDKHKHVDDYPYGGGAGMVMQPEPIYLAYEDITQNIEKKPRVVYVTPQGAVFNQSMAEEFAKEEDLIFLCGHYEGVDERILEEIVTDYVSIGDYVLTGGELPAMVMIDAVSRLVPGVLNNEESAEFESFHDNLLEHPQYTRPVEFHGKRVPDVLLSGHHGNVDKWRREQSLKRTLERRPDLLEKADLSKDDEKYLKKLKKDLHDQA from the coding sequence ATGAATTTCCATGTACTCACTCTGTTTCCGGATATGATTGAGGCAGGGCTTCATACGAGTGTAACCGGAAGAGCGTTACAGAATGGATATATTCATCTGAATGCGGTAAATATACGAGATTATTCCAAAGATAAACATAAACATGTGGATGATTATCCTTATGGTGGAGGAGCGGGAATGGTGATGCAGCCGGAACCGATTTATCTTGCGTATGAGGATATTACACAGAATATAGAGAAAAAACCAAGAGTAGTTTATGTGACACCACAGGGAGCTGTTTTTAATCAATCAATGGCGGAAGAGTTTGCTAAAGAAGAAGATCTGATTTTTCTATGTGGACATTACGAAGGGGTAGATGAAAGAATTTTAGAAGAAATCGTAACAGATTATGTATCGATTGGTGATTATGTCCTTACGGGCGGAGAACTGCCGGCAATGGTCATGATTGATGCGGTTTCCCGTCTTGTACCCGGAGTTTTGAATAATGAAGAATCTGCTGAATTTGAGTCGTTCCATGACAATCTTTTAGAGCATCCCCAGTATACAAGACCGGTAGAATTCCATGGGAAAAGGGTTCCGGATGTGCTTTTGTCCGGTCATCATGGTAATGTGGATAAATGGCGGCGGGAACAGTCGTTGAAGAGAACTTTAGAAAGGCGGCCTGATTTGTTAGAGAAGGCTGACTTATCTAAAGATGATGAAAAGTATTTAAAAAAGTTAAAAAAAGACTTGCATGACCAGGCATAG
- the rplS gene encoding 50S ribosomal protein L19, with translation MKDIIKSIEDAQLKPEVDSFRVGDTVRVSAKVVEGSRERIQVFEGTVIKRQNGGAKETFTVRKFSNGVGVEKTWPLHSPIVTKIQVVRKGKVRRAKLYYLRERIGKKAKVKELVK, from the coding sequence ATGAAAGATATTATTAAAAGCATTGAAGATGCACAGTTAAAACCAGAAGTTGATAGTTTCCGCGTTGGAGATACAGTTCGTGTTTCTGCAAAGGTAGTAGAAGGTTCACGTGAGCGTATCCAGGTATTTGAAGGAACTGTTATTAAGAGACAGAACGGTGGAGCAAAAGAAACTTTCACAGTAAGAAAGTTCTCCAATGGTGTTGGTGTTGAGAAGACATGGCCATTACATTCTCCAATCGTTACAAAGATTCAGGTAGTAAGAAAAGGTAAAGTAAGAAGAGCTAAACTTTACTACTTACGTGAGAGAATCGGTAAGAAAGCTAAGGTAAAAGAATTAGTTAAATAG
- the lepB gene encoding signal peptidase I: MKNYRYLERRNLMIRRIGLWVGEIAAAILLAFLVIQFCFQTVTVHGDSMQPAYYDGDTVLVNKLDYRFGSPKRLDAVILELENGSTTHYSVKRVIGLPGETVKIENGKIYINNKELKGFSEEEILSAGLAAYDVALEDDEYFVMGDNCNNSEDSRVSNIGNIKRSQFVGKITGTIHKAKRQ; encoded by the coding sequence ATGAAAAATTATCGATATTTAGAAAGAAGAAATTTGATGATCCGCCGAATTGGTCTATGGGTCGGAGAGATTGCAGCAGCAATTCTGTTAGCATTTTTGGTTATTCAGTTTTGTTTTCAGACAGTAACCGTCCATGGGGATTCTATGCAACCTGCATATTATGATGGAGATACTGTGTTGGTAAATAAACTGGATTATCGATTCGGCAGTCCGAAGAGGCTTGATGCGGTTATTTTAGAACTTGAGAATGGCTCTACAACACATTATTCCGTAAAGCGGGTTATTGGTCTGCCGGGTGAAACTGTAAAGATAGAGAATGGAAAGATTTATATAAATAATAAAGAACTGAAAGGTTTTTCAGAGGAAGAAATCCTTTCAGCAGGTTTAGCTGCATATGATGTGGCACTGGAAGATGATGAGTATTTTGTGATGGGAGATAACTGTAATAACAGTGAAGATTCAAGAGTATCTAATATTGGAAACATCAAACGTTCACAATTTGTCGGTAAAATAACAGGTACGATTCATAAAGCAAAGAGACAGTAG
- the ylqF gene encoding ribosome biogenesis GTPase YlqF — MHFQWYPGHMTKARRMMQENIKLIDIVVELVDARVPLSSKNPDIDELARNKYRLIVLNKADMADAKTTAAWQSYFEAKGFFVAKVNSQKGAGMKEVKSLIEKVCQEKKARDKKRGILNRPLRAMVVGIPNVGKSTFINSFAGKACAKTGNKPGVTKGKQWIKINKNVELLDTPGILWPKFEDQAVGLRLALIGSIKEEILNTTEMAIAFIDFLKKTYKGVLEERYAVDEGKENLEILEEIARVRGCLMKGNQMDIDKAGRLLLEDFRSLRLGKLSLEVPDEQ; from the coding sequence ATGCATTTTCAGTGGTATCCTGGTCATATGACAAAGGCCAGAAGAATGATGCAGGAGAATATCAAGTTAATTGATATTGTAGTGGAACTGGTAGATGCCAGAGTTCCGCTTAGCAGTAAAAATCCGGACATAGATGAACTGGCAAGGAATAAGTATCGTCTTATTGTGCTAAATAAGGCAGATATGGCAGATGCAAAAACAACGGCAGCGTGGCAGAGTTATTTTGAAGCAAAAGGTTTTTTTGTGGCAAAGGTGAACTCACAAAAAGGTGCCGGAATGAAAGAAGTAAAGTCTCTGATAGAAAAGGTCTGTCAGGAAAAAAAGGCAAGAGATAAAAAAAGAGGAATATTAAACCGTCCACTACGTGCGATGGTTGTAGGAATTCCGAATGTAGGAAAGTCTACTTTTATCAATTCTTTTGCAGGCAAAGCCTGTGCGAAGACAGGAAATAAGCCAGGTGTTACAAAGGGAAAGCAGTGGATTAAGATTAATAAGAATGTCGAGCTTTTAGATACGCCAGGTATTTTATGGCCGAAATTTGAAGATCAGGCAGTTGGACTCCGACTGGCATTAATTGGTTCTATTAAAGAAGAGATTCTTAATACAACAGAGATGGCAATTGCGTTTATTGATTTCCTGAAGAAAACCTATAAAGGGGTACTGGAAGAAAGATATGCTGTAGATGAGGGCAAAGAGAATTTAGAGATTCTTGAAGAAATTGCAAGAGTGAGAGGATGTCTGATGAAAGGAAATCAGATGGATATTGACAAAGCAGGACGACTTCTTTTAGAGGATTTCCGTTCCCTGCGTCTTGGCAAGTTGTCTTTGGAGGTGCCAGATGAGCAATAA
- the lepB gene encoding signal peptidase I, which yields MSNKEIETEKNSEKETSGTKENSTAKNILGTIAYIAGVCIFVFLILHFVGQRTVVNGNSMDTTLANGQNLVMDKLSYRFHDPKRYDIIIFPGPEEEGMHPYYIKRIIGMPGETVQIKDGKVYINDKELKSDVYGITDYIDYPGIAEEPVTLGKDEYFCLGDNRPVSQDSRYEIVGPVKRSQIVGKVWIRIWPLNKFGKVS from the coding sequence ATGAGCAATAAAGAAATTGAAACAGAGAAGAACAGTGAGAAAGAAACGAGTGGGACAAAGGAAAACAGTACTGCAAAAAATATTTTAGGTACGATCGCATACATAGCCGGTGTCTGTATTTTTGTATTTCTTATTTTACATTTTGTAGGACAGAGAACAGTGGTTAATGGAAATTCTATGGATACCACATTGGCAAATGGACAGAATCTGGTTATGGATAAGCTTTCCTATCGTTTTCATGATCCAAAGAGATATGATATTATCATTTTCCCTGGACCAGAAGAAGAAGGAATGCATCCGTATTATATTAAGCGGATTATCGGAATGCCAGGTGAAACCGTCCAGATTAAAGATGGAAAGGTCTATATTAACGATAAAGAGCTAAAGAGTGATGTATATGGCATTACAGATTATATTGATTATCCGGGAATAGCCGAGGAGCCGGTGACATTAGGGAAGGATGAGTATTTCTGTTTAGGGGATAATCGTCCGGTCAGTCAGGATAGCCGTTATGAGATTGTTGGCCCCGTAAAGCGTTCACAGATTGTTGGCAAGGTATGGATAAGAATCTGGCCATTAAATAAGTTTGGAAAAGTTTCCTGA
- the lepB gene encoding signal peptidase I, with the protein MARRARKNQEVRLGRRQRRRKEQRRKNVKEVIGTILYLVILCAIVYFILHYVGQRTVVRGDSMDTTLSDGQNLIMDKLSYRFHEPERYDIVIFPGPEEYGEHPYYIKRIIGLPGETVQIKKGKVYINGKKLKSDIYGITDYIDEAGVAKSAQKLGKDEYFCLGDNRPVSYDSRYEEVGPVHRSQIIGKVWIRIWPLNKFGKVS; encoded by the coding sequence ATGGCTAGAAGAGCAAGGAAGAACCAGGAAGTAAGACTGGGAAGGCGGCAGCGCAGAAGAAAAGAACAGAGAAGAAAGAACGTGAAAGAAGTGATTGGTACAATACTGTATCTTGTTATTTTATGTGCGATAGTATATTTTATACTTCACTATGTAGGACAGAGGACAGTTGTACGAGGAGATTCTATGGATACGACTCTCTCTGATGGACAGAACCTTATCATGGATAAATTATCCTACCGTTTTCATGAACCAGAAAGATATGATATTGTTATTTTTCCGGGACCGGAAGAATATGGAGAACACCCGTATTATATAAAGCGTATTATAGGGCTGCCGGGAGAAACGGTGCAAATAAAAAAGGGCAAGGTTTATATCAATGGAAAGAAGCTAAAAAGCGATATATACGGCATTACGGATTATATCGATGAGGCAGGTGTGGCAAAGAGTGCGCAAAAACTTGGTAAGGATGAGTATTTTTGTTTGGGAGATAACCGTCCTGTCAGTTATGACAGCCGCTATGAGGAGGTTGGTCCGGTACACCGTTCACAAATTATTGGTAAGGTATGGATAAGAATCTGGCCGTTAAATAAGTTTGGAAAGGTTTCTTAA
- a CDS encoding ribonuclease HII — translation MKSITAIKEEFKNLTPEEISAQIVLYQNDERKGVQSFLLSQKKKVEKYYQEVERIENLCRFEKEYSQYEFICGIDEVGRGPLAGPVVAGAVVLPKESRILYINDSKKLSAKKREELFEVIQKEAVSVGIGMASPERIDEINILQATYEAMRQAVANLSVKPSLLLNDAVTIPGMDMKQVPIIKGDAKSISIGAASIMAKVYRDRMMEEYDHIFPGYDFASNKGYGSKEHIEAIHRQGPCPIHRRSFLKNICGEQI, via the coding sequence ATGAAAAGTATTACTGCTATAAAAGAAGAATTTAAAAATCTTACCCCAGAAGAAATTTCTGCACAGATTGTATTGTATCAGAACGATGAAAGAAAAGGCGTACAGAGTTTTTTACTTTCTCAGAAAAAAAAGGTGGAAAAGTATTATCAGGAAGTAGAGAGAATAGAGAATCTGTGCCGGTTTGAGAAAGAATACAGTCAATATGAGTTTATTTGTGGAATCGATGAAGTGGGCCGGGGACCATTAGCAGGTCCGGTTGTAGCCGGAGCGGTTGTTTTGCCAAAAGAAAGCAGAATCTTATACATTAATGATTCAAAGAAGCTTTCTGCAAAAAAGAGAGAAGAATTATTTGAGGTAATTCAAAAAGAAGCGGTTTCTGTAGGAATCGGAATGGCTTCTCCAGAGCGTATTGATGAAATCAATATTTTACAGGCAACGTATGAAGCGATGCGCCAGGCGGTTGCAAATCTGTCTGTGAAGCCAAGTCTGTTATTAAATGATGCAGTAACGATTCCGGGAATGGACATGAAACAGGTTCCGATTATCAAGGGAGATGCCAAAAGTATTTCTATCGGAGCAGCAAGTATTATGGCAAAAGTTTACAGAGATCGTATGATGGAAGAGTATGATCATATTTTCCCAGGATATGATTTTGCATCCAATAAGGGATATGGTTCTAAGGAACATATCGAGGCGATACATCGACAGGGTCCATGTCCAATACATCGCCGCAGTTTCCTTAAAAACATTTGTGGGGAGCAGATTTAA
- a CDS encoding YraN family protein: MEKAAVRRNYGMAAEEAAALFLEEKGIRILERNFRSYHGEIDIIALEKETILIVEVKMRRSKECGTPAEAVNLKKQKRICYTLNYYRMKKQLMDTTAVRFDVIEVDKDLQCHWIKNAFEFQE, from the coding sequence ATGGAGAAGGCAGCAGTGCGAAGAAATTACGGAATGGCTGCAGAGGAAGCAGCAGCTCTTTTTCTTGAGGAAAAGGGGATTCGCATACTGGAGAGAAACTTTCGAAGTTACCATGGAGAAATTGATATTATTGCGCTGGAAAAAGAAACCATTCTTATTGTGGAAGTAAAGATGAGAAGAAGCAAAGAATGTGGTACTCCGGCGGAAGCAGTTAATTTAAAAAAACAAAAAAGAATCTGTTATACATTAAATTATTATCGTATGAAAAAACAGCTTATGGACACAACTGCTGTTCGATTTGATGTTATAGAAGTAGATAAAGATTTACAATGTCACTGGATAAAGAATGCATTTGAGTTTCAGGAATAA
- the pgeF gene encoding peptidoglycan editing factor PgeF, translated as MKFVYANENHSTMINEKNGVVFLTFPKLVKAGVCHGFSTRIGGVSEGYLSSMNLSFTRGDDPQKVQENFQRIGEAIGFNAADLVLSSQIHETRIRKVTAKDKGDGIIRETVPGIDALITDEKGIPLYTSYADCVPLLFYDPEHHVAGMAHSGWRGTVKKIGAKFVAYMQNEYGSKPENIIAAIGPSICRNCYEVGEEVADAFKKVFLPEEIPLIMDDKGNGKYQLDLWKVNELILTQAGIRKENLDITDICTCCNSDKLFSHRASHGKRGNMGCFMCL; from the coding sequence ATGAAGTTTGTATATGCTAATGAGAATCATTCGACAATGATAAATGAGAAAAACGGGGTAGTATTCCTTACATTTCCAAAGCTTGTGAAGGCTGGAGTATGTCATGGTTTTTCTACTCGAATCGGCGGTGTAAGTGAAGGATATCTTTCTTCAATGAATCTGTCGTTTACTCGTGGAGACGATCCACAAAAAGTACAGGAGAATTTTCAAAGAATCGGAGAAGCAATTGGTTTTAATGCAGCAGATCTGGTGTTGTCTTCTCAGATTCATGAGACCAGGATTCGTAAAGTTACAGCAAAGGATAAGGGCGATGGCATTATAAGAGAAACAGTGCCGGGAATTGATGCACTTATTACAGATGAGAAAGGGATTCCCCTCTATACTTCTTATGCCGATTGTGTTCCTCTTCTTTTTTATGATCCGGAACACCATGTGGCTGGAATGGCTCATTCTGGCTGGCGTGGTACTGTAAAAAAGATTGGAGCAAAGTTTGTAGCATATATGCAAAATGAATACGGAAGTAAGCCGGAAAATATTATTGCGGCAATTGGTCCGTCTATTTGCCGAAACTGCTATGAAGTTGGTGAAGAAGTTGCAGATGCATTTAAGAAAGTTTTTTTGCCGGAGGAAATACCGTTGATCATGGATGATAAAGGTAATGGAAAGTATCAGTTGGATTTATGGAAGGTAAATGAACTCATACTTACGCAGGCGGGAATCCGCAAGGAGAATCTGGATATCACAGACATTTGTACCTGTTGTAATAGCGACAAGTTATTTTCACATAGAGCAAGTCATGGGAAAAGAGGAAATATGGGCTGTTTTATGTGTCTGTAA